CAAGCGGAAGGAATCCGACCTGATGGCCTCTTACGGTGCTGCCACGGACACCGGTGGGGAGTCCGTCATGCGATCCCACGGAGGCTGAGATGTCGATCACCGAGACCATCGGGAATGGCACCGATCGGGAAACGACCGAGCTGCTGGAGACCCTGGCCGAGCGCCGGCAGTTCTTCCGGCACACGGTGCAGAACCTCTCGCACGAGCAGGTCACGGCACGCCACACCGTCAGCGCCCTCACCCTGGCCGGGCTCGTGAAGCACGTCAGCGCGATGGAGGAGCAGTGGGTGGGCTTCATCGTCGAAGGGCCGTCCCGGATGGCGCTGCCCGAGAACTGGCAGGACGATCCCGGCTTCTGGGAGAACGGCTGGAAGCTGCTCGAAGGGGAGACCCTGGAGAGCGCGCTGGCCCACTACGAGAAGGTCGCCGCCCACACCGAAGAGGTGGTGCGCGGCCTGCCCGACCTCGACCTCTCCCACCCTCTGCCCGAGGCCCCGTGGTTCGCGCCCGGCGCCTCCTGGTCGGCCCGGAGGGTGCTGCTGCACCTGATCGCTGAGACGGCCCAGCACGCCGGACACGCCGACATCATCCGAGAGACCATCGACGGCCAGAGGACCATGGGGTAAAACCCCAGGTCAGACGGGTCCTAGTACCTCTGTCGCATAGCCACTGGAACTCGTCCTCCCCGTCAATGGGTACCAGCGGAAAGAATGGCCACCCAGGAGGACGACATGAAGAAGATGCTGATCATCAGTGGCGCTGCGGCAGCGGCGATCATCCCGGCCGCGCTCGGGCTCGCCGCCAACCCCTCGCTGAGCGCCCAGCGCCCGGTGGACTCCAGCAACGTGCAACTGGTGGAGAGCTCGACACCGCGCACGACCGCCACCTCCAGCCCCTCGGCGTCGGCGGACGACCACGGCCGGCGCCATGGTGGTCGTGGTGCCGACGACAACCGGCGGGCGGTCGGCGCCACCACCACTGCCACCACCACCACTGCCACCACCAGCGCCTCCACCAGCGCCTCCACCAAGAGTTCCAGCAAGGCGAGGAGCACGAGCCGGGCCACGTCCACCCACGACGCCGGCGACGACCACGGCAAGCACAGCACCCACAAGCGTCACAGTGGGGACGACGACGGCAGCCACCAGCACCGCGGCCGGGGCAGTGACGACAAGGGCAGTGACGACAAGGGCAGTGACGACAAGGGTGGACGTCACGGCGGTCACGGCAGCGACGACTAGTGCGGTGGTCGTCCCCTCCTGTTCGTGATCAAGCAGACCTTCCCCGGGCCGGTGGAGGCACCTCCGACCGCAGACCGGGACACCGCATGATCACGAAAGTGAAGACGCCCGACTCCCGGGGTCGCCGCACCAGGCCACCTCGGCGATGAAGGACGCACAGGGCACCCGGGCGGCCGGATCGCCGGTGTGGGGCAAGGGGCCTGCCGGTGGCGGGCCGGATCGTGTGCATCCATGGCGGTCAGGGCGCAAAGAAGGCACACGATCTCACCGAGTGAGCATGTTGAGCCAGGAGTGACGATGCGGGCATGACCGATGCCGGGCCGGGCCGGGGCACCGAGCCGGCCGGTGAGGGTTCAGCTTCTGAGGACCTGGTGAGTTCGGGGCCGCCGACCGGGGGTTCTTCGCCGGAACCCGGCCCCTGGGTGAGCGTCACCGAGGCCGGCGCGGGTCACCCCTCCGAGTCGCCGCTCCACTGGGGCCGGCTGGTCGGAGGGGTGGTCGTGCTGGCCCTGCTGGTGTTCGTCGGGGTCGCGGCGGCCAGCGCGATCACGGCCCGTCGCGCGGCCGAGCGGGAGGCGGTGAACGACGCGCTGGCCATCACCGATGTGCTGGGCGAGTCGGTGATGCAGCCCGCGATCAGCGCCGACCTGTTCGACGCCGACACCGCGACCCGGCAGGCGGCGCTCGCCCAGCTGGACACCACGGTGCGCGAGCGGCTGCTCAGCGACACCATCGTGCGCGTCAAGCTCTGGAAGCCCGACGGCACAATCGTCTACGCCGACGAGCCCCAGCTGATCGGCATGCGGTTCGCGCTCGACGACGAGGAGACGCAGGCGCTGGACGACCAGGTCACCAAGGCCGAGATCAGCGACCTGAGTGCACCGGAGAACCAGTTCGAGCGCGCCAACAACCGCAAGCTGCTCGAGGTCTACCGGCCGGTCTGGGCCGCCGACGGCCAGACCCTGCTGTTCGAGACCTACTCCGCCTACGACGCCGTGACCGCCCGGACCGGTGACCTGACCCGTGGCTTCGGCGGCATCACCCTCACCAGCCTGCTGCTCATGCTGGTTGCCCAGGCCCCGCTGACCTGGGCCCTGGTGGCCCGGGTGCGGCGTTCACAGCGCGACCGGGAGGCCTACCTGGCCCGGGCCGTGCAGGCCTCGGACGACGAGCGCCGCCGGATCGCCGCCACCTTGCACGACGGCGCGGTGCAGGAACTGGTGGGCAGTGCGTTCCTGGTGGCGGGAGCGGCCGACCGGGCCCGGGCCGCGCACGACGACACGACGGCGGGGCAGCTGGATCTGGCGGCGGGATCGGTACGTTCGAGCATCGGTGGGCTCCGCTCGCTGCTGGTCGACATCTACCCGCCGAGCCTGCGCAACGCCGGGCTCCGGTCGGCGCTCACCGATCTCACCGCACCGTTGCGGGCCCAGGGCGTGGCCGTGGAGGTCGAGGTGCCGGACGAGCTGCAACTACCTCCCGAGAAGGAGGAGCTGGTGTTCCGAGTGGCCCAGGAATGCCTGCGCAACACCATGAAACATGCGGACGCGGAGAGTGTGCGGGTCACGCTGGACGATCTCGAGGGAAGAACGGTGCTGGACATGATGGACGACGGGGTCGGGTTCGATCTCGACACGGTGATGAAGCGACCGCAGGAGGGTCACTTCGGGGTCCGGCTGATCGCCGACCAGGCCGCCGCCGGCGGGGCCGAGCTCCTGGTGAGCACCGCTCCGGGGGCCGGAACCCAATGGCGACTGGAGATCTCGCGGTGACCGATGACGTCCTCAAGGTGCGGGTTCTGCTCGTCGACGACCACGCCCTGGTGCGGGCCGGGCTGAGCGCACTGCTCGACGCCCACCCCCAGATCACCGTGGTGGGTGAGGCCTCGGACGGTGAGCAGGCCGTCGAGCTCGCCCAGAACGCCGACCCCGACGTGGTGCTCATGGACCTGTCGATGCCGGGTATGGACGGAGTGACGGCTACCCGCAAACTCCTGGCGCTGCGCCCGGAGATCCAGGTGCTCGTGCTGACCTCGTTCTCCGACCGCAACCGGGTGCGGGACGCGCTCGCCGCCGGCGCGATCGGTTACCTGCTCAAGGATTCCGATCCGCAGGACGTGGTGTCGGGGGTGCTGGCCGCCGCGAAGCAGGGCTCCCCGATCGACCCCCGGGTGGCCCGCACCCTGCTGACCGAGGGCGCGGTCGGCCCGCCGCCACCGCTGTCACCGCGGGAGACCGACGTGCTGCTCCTGGTGGCCAAGGGCATGGCCAACAAACAGATCGGCCGTGCCCTCGGCATCAGTGAGCGCACGGTCAAGGTGCACCTGGGCAACGTGTTCCGCCGCATCGGGGTGCAGGACCGGACCAGCGCCGCGCTCTGGGCGAAGGAGAACCTACAGACCTGAGCGGTCGACGCCCAGGTGCTCGCAGGCCCAGTCCACGGCGGTGCGCACGAACGTCACCCGGTTCTTCGTGTCGAGCAGGTCGTGCCCCTCCCCCGAGAACTTCAGGAACCGGTGCGGCACGCCCTGTTCGGTCAGGGCCGCGACCACCTGCCCGGCCTCCTCCACCGGCACGTTGGTGTCGTCCGCGCCGTGCACCACCAGCAGGGGAGCGGTGAGCCGGCCGATCCGGTGGATCGGCGAGAACTCCCGCAGCACGGCGCTGTCCGTGACCGGGTGGCCGTACTTCGAGACCGCGGCCGTGGCGATCCACGGTTCGGTGTGCTCGTAGAACGTCTCCAGGTCGGCCATGCCGCAGACGTCGATACCGACGCTGAACAGGTCGGGGAACCAGGTCAGGCCGGCCAGCGTGAGGTACCCGCCGTACGACCGGCCCATCAGCCCGATCCGCCCCGGTGCGCAGACGCCCGAGGTGACCAGGTGTTCCACGGCGGCCGCGACGTCTTCGATCGACCCGAGCCGCCGCCCGACGTCGTCGGCCGTCTCGAACGTCCGCCCGTATCCCGACGATCCCCGCACGTTCGGCGCGAAGACCGCGATGCCCTCGGAGACCAGCGACTGGAAGAGCGAGTTGTAGACCGGGCGCTCCTGCGACTCCGGGCCACCGTGCAGGTGCACCATCGTCGGCCAGGGCCCCGGCGAGTCCGGGGCATCGGGCCGGTAGAGCCAGCCGCTGAGTCCGAGCCCGTCCCGGCCCGGGAAGCGGCGCAGGACCGGCCGGGACAGATCGGCGGTGTCCACCGTGGCGTAGCTGGAACCCCGGGAACCGCGCAGCTCACCGTCGGCCCGGCTGGTCAGGGGCAGCGTGGCCCCGGTGGTCAGGTCGATGGTCCAGGCGCCGCGCGGGTCGGACCAGTCCTCGGCCGTGAGCATCAGTGACTTACCGCCCGCGAAGAGCTGGCAGTCGTCCACCACATCGCGGGGAAGCGGCCCGATCTCGTCCTCGTGCAGGGAGACCAGATCGAGCAGGCTCACCGCGTTGGTGCCGCCGAACTCGTTCCACAGCAGCACGGCCGTGGTGCCGTCGGGTGAGAGCGTGACCCGTTGCAGCTCGGCATCTTCGCGTCGGGCCAGGAGCTCGGCCGCACCAGCCGTACCAGTCGCATCACTGAGTAGATCCAGATCCACCCGCACCAGCGCCGCCAGGTCGTGGTCGGCCTCGCTGCGGGCGTACAGGTACCGGCCGTCGGGCGAGAGACAGCCCTGATCGGCGAATCCGCCGCGCTCACCGGTGACCGAGGTGTCCACCGGACGCTCGTGGGAGCCGTCCAGGTCGCACACGGCCAGCGTGCGGTAGCTGCGGGGCCCGCGGCGCAGCAGTGCCCGGCCCGCGGCCACGTCGAGCAGCGAGATCAGTGGTCCGGAAGCGATCACGGTGCGCTCGCCGGCCAGGGGCGAGACGAGAACGGCGGAGGCGACCGCACCGACCGACTCGGTGACCATGAGACGTCCGTCGGGCGTCCACCCGTGCCGTGACCCCGCACCCAGCCACGCCGTCGCGCCCGGTCCGCCCGAGATCATCCGCAGGCCCGAGCCGTCGGGCCGCACCACCCAGATCTCGTCCCGGGAGCTGCCGGCCCCGGCCACCAGACAGGCCAGCCAGACCGCGTCGGGCGACCAGCTGATCGAGAGCACCCGGTCCAGGCTGATGCCCGGATTGACCGCCTGCCCGGTCTGTGAGTCCTTGATCCAGATCGCCGGCGCGCCACCCCGGTCGGAGATGAACGCGATCCGCGTCCCGTCCGGGTCGGGGGTGGGCGACCAGCTGCCGTAGACGTCCTCGGGGACCAGCTCGGACGACTGGTCGCCGGGCTGGACGTTCACAGACCGATCCGCTGCAGCCAGAGCTCGAGCAGGCCGAGCTGCCAGACCACGTTGGCGCCGATCGTGGTACGTGCCGTGTTGGGGTCGGCGAGCAGAGTGTTCACGACTTCCGGACGGTACAGGGCCCGGTCGGTCGCTGTCCTGGACAGCAGCGCGTCGCGCACCCGGTCGAGGATCTGGCCGTCCAGGTGCCGCACCCCGGGGACCGGGAAATAGCCCTTCGTACGGTCGATCACGGCATCCGGGACAACTCCTCGGGCGGCTTCTTTCAAGACCCCCTTGCCGCCGTGGGCGAGTTTCAGTTCCGGCGGGCAGAGGGCGGCGAGTTCGACCAGCTCGTGGTCGAGGAACGGCACGCGGGCCTCGAGGCCCCAGGCCATGGTCATGTTGTCGACGCGTTTCACCGGGTCGTCGACCAGCATCACCCGGCTGTCGATGCGCAGCGCGGCGTCCAGCGTAGTCTGCGCCCCCGGCGCGGCGAAGTGGTCGCGCACGTACGACAGGCTGGGGTCACCGGACACGTGCCACTGCGGGTTCAGCAGGCCGGCCACGAGGTGGCCGGGGCGGTCGAAGAACACATCGGCATAGGCCTGGGCGGCTTTCGAACGGGGGACGCCCGCCAGCGGCGGGTACCAGTCGTACCCGGCGAACACCTCGTCCGCCCCCTGGCCCGACTGCACCACCGTGATGCTCTTGGACACCTCTTCGGAGAGCAGGTAGAAGGCCACGCAGTCGTGACTGACCATCGGCTCGCTCATCGCCCCGATCGCCCCGTCCAGCCCGCTGGCCAGCCGGTCGTCCGGGATCATGATCTTGTGGTGGTCGGTGCCGAACTCCTTGGCCATCAGGTCGGAGTACTCGAACTCGTCACCGCTCTCACCGGCCACCGAGTTGAAACCGATGCTGAACGTGGCCAGCCCGCTCTGCCCGGCCTTCGCCAGCAGCGACACGATGAGGCTGGAGTCCAGCCCGCCCGACAGCAGGACGCCCACCGGCACGTCGGAGACCATGCGCCGGCGCACGGCCGCCTCCAGAGCGGCCAGGGTTCGCTCTCGCCATTCGCCGGGGGACAACGAGAGTTCCCGGGTGGCGGGGGGATTCCAGTAGACCGACTCGGTCGCCGAGCCGTCCGGCTCGATCACGCGCACGGTGGCGGGCGGCAATTTGCGGACGCCGGTCAGCATCGTCCGCGGGGCGGGCACCACGGAGTGCCACGAGAGGTAGTGGTGCAGGGCCACCGCGTCGATGCTCGTGTCCACATCGCCGGCCGCCAGCAGTGCGGGAAGGGTCGACGCGAACCGGATGCGCTGCGGGGTCTCGCTCAGGTAGAGCGGCTTGATACCCAGCCGGTCGCGGGCCATCACCAGGCGGCCGCTGTCGAGCTCGTGGATGACGAACGCGAACATGCCCAGGAAACGGTCCACACAGGCCGTGCCCCAGTGGTGGTAAGCCGCCAGGATCACCTCGGTGTCGGAGGTGGAACGGAACCGGTAGCCGTGCCCCTGGAGCTCGCGCCGCAGCTCGTGATGGTTGTAGATGCAGCCGTTGAACACCAGGGCCAGCCGCAGCTCCTCGTCGACCATCGGCTGCGACCCGGCCTCGGACAGGTCGATGATCTTCAGCCGATGGTGCAGGAACGCGACCGGCCCGTGTGACCAGGTGCCCTTCGAGTCCGGACCCCGGCGCTCCAGACACGGCGACATCCTCGCCACCGCGTCCCGGTCTCCTCGGGCGCCGTCCAGCCGGAACTCGCCACCCAAGCCACACATGCACGAACCTCCCGGACCACGTCACCGAATGCCGTTCTGAGTTGACACGGGCGACGGGGTGGTCCGCAACCCGGGAAGGTCAGGTCAGCAGCCAGGTGTCCTTCGACCCACCACCGCGTGAGCTGTTCACCACCATGCTGCCCGCCGGTGCCACCCGGCTCAGCGCGGTCGGCGCCACCAGCAGCTCCGGGGCGCCCGAGTTCAGCACGAAGGCCCGCAGATCGACGTGATGAGCCGTGAAACCGTCATCGGTGAAGCAGGGCATGCTCGACAGCTGCACCATCTCCTGGGCGATCCACCGGTGCGGCGCGGTGAGCAGCTGCTTGCGGTGTGCCTCGATCTCCTGCTCGCTCGCCATCGGGCCGATCAGCACCCCCTCGCCGCCGTATCCGTCCACCGGCTTGAGCACCAGTTCGCCGAG
The Kineosporia sp. NBRC 101731 genome window above contains:
- a CDS encoding histidine kinase — its product is MTDAGPGRGTEPAGEGSASEDLVSSGPPTGGSSPEPGPWVSVTEAGAGHPSESPLHWGRLVGGVVVLALLVFVGVAAASAITARRAAEREAVNDALAITDVLGESVMQPAISADLFDADTATRQAALAQLDTTVRERLLSDTIVRVKLWKPDGTIVYADEPQLIGMRFALDDEETQALDDQVTKAEISDLSAPENQFERANNRKLLEVYRPVWAADGQTLLFETYSAYDAVTARTGDLTRGFGGITLTSLLLMLVAQAPLTWALVARVRRSQRDREAYLARAVQASDDERRRIAATLHDGAVQELVGSAFLVAGAADRARAAHDDTTAGQLDLAAGSVRSSIGGLRSLLVDIYPPSLRNAGLRSALTDLTAPLRAQGVAVEVEVPDELQLPPEKEELVFRVAQECLRNTMKHADAESVRVTLDDLEGRTVLDMMDDGVGFDLDTVMKRPQEGHFGVRLIADQAAAGGAELLVSTAPGAGTQWRLEISR
- a CDS encoding N-acetylglutaminylglutamine amidotransferase, which produces MCGLGGEFRLDGARGDRDAVARMSPCLERRGPDSKGTWSHGPVAFLHHRLKIIDLSEAGSQPMVDEELRLALVFNGCIYNHHELRRELQGHGYRFRSTSDTEVILAAYHHWGTACVDRFLGMFAFVIHELDSGRLVMARDRLGIKPLYLSETPQRIRFASTLPALLAAGDVDTSIDAVALHHYLSWHSVVPAPRTMLTGVRKLPPATVRVIEPDGSATESVYWNPPATRELSLSPGEWRERTLAALEAAVRRRMVSDVPVGVLLSGGLDSSLIVSLLAKAGQSGLATFSIGFNSVAGESGDEFEYSDLMAKEFGTDHHKIMIPDDRLASGLDGAIGAMSEPMVSHDCVAFYLLSEEVSKSITVVQSGQGADEVFAGYDWYPPLAGVPRSKAAQAYADVFFDRPGHLVAGLLNPQWHVSGDPSLSYVRDHFAAPGAQTTLDAALRIDSRVMLVDDPVKRVDNMTMAWGLEARVPFLDHELVELAALCPPELKLAHGGKGVLKEAARGVVPDAVIDRTKGYFPVPGVRHLDGQILDRVRDALLSRTATDRALYRPEVVNTLLADPNTARTTIGANVVWQLGLLELWLQRIGL
- a CDS encoding prolyl oligopeptidase family serine peptidase, which translates into the protein MNVQPGDQSSELVPEDVYGSWSPTPDPDGTRIAFISDRGGAPAIWIKDSQTGQAVNPGISLDRVLSISWSPDAVWLACLVAGAGSSRDEIWVVRPDGSGLRMISGGPGATAWLGAGSRHGWTPDGRLMVTESVGAVASAVLVSPLAGERTVIASGPLISLLDVAAGRALLRRGPRSYRTLAVCDLDGSHERPVDTSVTGERGGFADQGCLSPDGRYLYARSEADHDLAALVRVDLDLLSDATGTAGAAELLARREDAELQRVTLSPDGTTAVLLWNEFGGTNAVSLLDLVSLHEDEIGPLPRDVVDDCQLFAGGKSLMLTAEDWSDPRGAWTIDLTTGATLPLTSRADGELRGSRGSSYATVDTADLSRPVLRRFPGRDGLGLSGWLYRPDAPDSPGPWPTMVHLHGGPESQERPVYNSLFQSLVSEGIAVFAPNVRGSSGYGRTFETADDVGRRLGSIEDVAAAVEHLVTSGVCAPGRIGLMGRSYGGYLTLAGLTWFPDLFSVGIDVCGMADLETFYEHTEPWIATAAVSKYGHPVTDSAVLREFSPIHRIGRLTAPLLVVHGADDTNVPVEEAGQVVAALTEQGVPHRFLKFSGEGHDLLDTKNRVTFVRTAVDWACEHLGVDRSGL
- a CDS encoding response regulator transcription factor, producing MTDDVLKVRVLLVDDHALVRAGLSALLDAHPQITVVGEASDGEQAVELAQNADPDVVLMDLSMPGMDGVTATRKLLALRPEIQVLVLTSFSDRNRVRDALAAGAIGYLLKDSDPQDVVSGVLAAAKQGSPIDPRVARTLLTEGAVGPPPPLSPRETDVLLLVAKGMANKQIGRALGISERTVKVHLGNVFRRIGVQDRTSAALWAKENLQT
- a CDS encoding DinB family protein, translated to MSITETIGNGTDRETTELLETLAERRQFFRHTVQNLSHEQVTARHTVSALTLAGLVKHVSAMEEQWVGFIVEGPSRMALPENWQDDPGFWENGWKLLEGETLESALAHYEKVAAHTEEVVRGLPDLDLSHPLPEAPWFAPGASWSARRVLLHLIAETAQHAGHADIIRETIDGQRTMG